In bacterium, one genomic interval encodes:
- a CDS encoding helix-turn-helix domain-containing protein has product MLDVEVIEDAQAAAVALDPIRSRILSELAQPASAASLAGRLGLARQKVNYHLRALEENGLVRVVEKRKWGGLTERLLVATAASYVVSPVAMGQVATDPCRCKDRLSARYLIALAARMVREVTSLLRRSDETGKRLATLSIDTEIRFRNGSERAAFTEELTRTITQLASRYHDESAPGGRSHRVVIVSHPLPQEADSKEEKL; this is encoded by the coding sequence ATGCTCGACGTAGAAGTGATTGAAGATGCGCAGGCCGCAGCCGTCGCACTGGATCCGATCCGCAGCAGAATTCTTTCCGAGTTAGCGCAGCCTGCTTCAGCAGCATCCCTCGCCGGCAGGCTTGGTCTTGCGCGACAAAAAGTGAACTACCATTTGCGGGCATTGGAAGAAAATGGGCTTGTTCGTGTTGTAGAAAAGCGCAAATGGGGGGGGTTGACAGAGCGTTTGCTGGTGGCAACTGCTGCCAGTTATGTTGTTTCTCCGGTTGCGATGGGTCAGGTGGCTACAGATCCGTGTCGCTGCAAGGACCGGCTCTCAGCGCGCTATCTGATCGCGCTGGCGGCACGAATGGTAAGGGAGGTAACAAGCCTCTTACGACGTTCTGATGAAACGGGGAAGCGACTGGCCACACTTTCTATAGACACAGAAATTCGATTCCGGAATGGATCCGAACGTGCAGCATTTACTGAAGAATTAACCCGGACTATCACTCAACTTGCCTCGCGGTACCATGATGAGTCGGCGCCAGGAGGTCGTTCGCACCGAGTAGTGATTGTTTCCCATCCGTTGCCACAAGAAGCCGACTCAAAGGAGGAAAAGTTATGA